The segment GCAGGGGAAGACCTATCCGCTGGAGCCGCCGTTCTTCGTCTTCGCGACGCAGAACCCGATCGAGCTCGAGGGCACCTATCCGCTCCCCGAGGCGCAGCTCGACCGCTTCATGTTCGAGGTGCTGCTGGACTACCTCCCCGAGGAGGAAGAGGTCGCCGTCGTGCAGGCGACGACGACCGTCCCCCCGGAGGCGATCAACCCGGTGGTTTCGCGCGACGAGATCCTCGCCTTCCAGCGGCTGGTGCGCCGCGTACCCGTCGCCGATGCCGTGGTCCGGTACGCGGTGAAGCTGGTGCGGCTGAGCCGCCCGGTCGATGGCGCACCGGACTTCGTGCGGCAGTGGCTGGCATACGGTGCCTCGGTGCGCGCGGCGCAGGCGCTGGTGCTTGGCGGCAAGGCGCGGGCACTGGTGCAGGGGAGGGCGCACGTGTCGTTCGACGACATTCGCGCCCTTGCCCGTCCGGTCTTCCGGCACCGGTTGCTCCGGAACTTCCAGGCGCAGTCGGAGAAGGTGACCACGGATCAGTTGGTCGATCGCCTCCTCGACGTCGCGCCGATGCCGCGGTCGGGGCTCTGAGTCCGACGTGAGCGGTATCGCCCCCGCCGCCTTCCTCGATCCCGCGCTGCTTGCCGGGATCAGCGATCTCTCCCTCCTCGCCCGGACGGTGGTGGACGGCTTCCTGCACGGCCTGCACCGCTCCGTGCGCACCGGGACCTCGCTCGACTTTGCCGA is part of the Gemmatimonadota bacterium genome and harbors:
- a CDS encoding MoxR family ATPase, with the translated sequence MDGLDDGALAERLADASRRITTELRKVIVGQDAVVEQALIALFAGGNCLLVGVPGLAKTLLIHSLSRALDLRFSRIQFTPDLMPSDVTGTDMITDDPETGRRKLAFLPGPIFANVVLADEINRTPPKTQAALLEAMQERRVTVQGKTYPLEPPFFVFATQNPIELEGTYPLPEAQLDRFMFEVLLDYLPEEEEVAVVQATTTVPPEAINPVVSRDEILAFQRLVRRVPVADAVVRYAVKLVRLSRPVDGAPDFVRQWLAYGASVRAAQALVLGGKARALVQGRAHVSFDDIRALARPVFRHRLLRNFQAQSEKVTTDQLVDRLLDVAPMPRSGL